A region of the Anaerobiospirillum thomasii genome:
TAGCTCAGATGATTAAAGCATATCCTGACTTTTGCAGAGCTATTGCAGATGAAGCCTTTGCCAAAGGACAGAGCGCTGAGCGTGAGCGCATTAAAGAGCTTGATGCCATGTCATCTAAACAGCATGAGTCACTTATCAACAAGGCCAAGTATGAAACCTTTGAGGATGCCAAATCATGCGCCTTCAATATCTTAAAGGCTCAAAAGCAGCAGCTTGATGAGCAGGCAAGCGCCCTGCAGTCTGATGCATCTGCCCTTCAGGAAGTGGCAGGAGTTCAGGATGATGTAATGACCTCAGCAGAAACACAGCGCAATGCAATGATTAAATCAATTTTAGAGAACATGTAAAAGGAGTTTTCAAAATGGCAGAACTATCAAGAGATTTAGGCAACGTTGAGTACGACAAACTGCTTGCAGGACCTAGAGACTGGGTCAAGTACACCCACAATGAGGTGGCACAGGGTGAGAACAAGCTCAAGCGTGGCTGTCTTGTAACCTATGACGCAGCAACCAAGACCGTGAAGGCATGCAAGCTTAAGGCTGATGTGGTCTATGGCATTCTGGCTGAAGATGTGGATGCTACAAGCTCCAAGGTATATGCCCGCATTTATCTGTCAGGCGCCTTCAATGAAGAGGCTTTATCCATGGGCACACCTGGCGATAGTGGCAAGGTTGCAGACTTTTATCTGTCAGCCCGTAATGTAGGCATCATTTTCAACAAACCAACCAAGTAAAGATTTAAACAGACGAGGTATAAACTATGTCAACTCAGACAGGAAATGTTTCACTTTATGATTTTAGAACTCTCCTAGGTGTTGTTCAGCAGATGCCAAGAGAGCACACCTTTTTGCGAGATACATTTTTCCCAACAACAAAGACCTTTATGACCAAAGAGGTTGATATTGATATTATTGGCCCTGATAAGCGCAAGCTTGCACCGTTTGTTCATCGTTATACCGGTGGCACCTTCTCATACAGAGATGGCTATTCAACCAAATCATATCAGCCTGCACGAATTGCCCCTATGATGATTACTACAGCTGATGAGGCTTTTACCCGTGCCCCAGGTGAGACTATTTACAGTCAGTTCAATCCTGCACAGCGTATGAATGCCATTGTAGCTGACAATCTTAAACAGCTTGATAAGCAGATTACACGCCGTGAGGAATGGATGGCAGCGCAGGCACTGTTTACAGGTAAGATTGAGATGAAGGGCGAGGGCGTGAACGATGTGCTCACCATGTGGGACAATGCCAAGAAGCCTGAAACCGACATTGCAACCAAGTGGGACCAGCCTAATGCCACACCATTTGATGATCTTGTAGCATGTGTGGACAAGGTGGGCGAGTTATCTGGTCGTACTGCCAACAAGCTGATCGTAGGTCGCAAGGTTCTAAAAGTCCTGATGAATTTCTTAGTCAAGGACGGCTCACTTGACCCACGCCGTATAAATCTAGGACACATTGAGCCTGCCAAAGTACAGGCCAATGGAGTGCAGTACATCGGTACTCTGTTATATCCTCATCTTGATATCTACGCCTACACCGAGACCTTTGTGGACGATGCAGGAACAAACACACCACTTGTGCCTGACAATATTGCCTTCTTAGCATCTGATGGCGCTATGACCACACGAGCCTACGGCATTGTAGATATCATTGATGAGAATAATAACATTCGCTTTGTTGAGGGTTCACGAGTTGCCAATTCATGGGTACAGCGTGATACACCGGCAGGCCGAGTGGTGCAGATGATTTCACATCCTCTGATGATTGTTAATGAGCCTTATGCGTTCCATGTTATGAAGGTATTATCCTAATGAAATACAGAGCACTTAAAAACTTTATTTTTGAGAGTGCCTATTATGAGCAAGGAGCAGAGTACGAGTTTGAAACTGTACCTGCCCTTATCAAAGAT
Encoded here:
- a CDS encoding major capsid protein; the protein is MSTQTGNVSLYDFRTLLGVVQQMPREHTFLRDTFFPTTKTFMTKEVDIDIIGPDKRKLAPFVHRYTGGTFSYRDGYSTKSYQPARIAPMMITTADEAFTRAPGETIYSQFNPAQRMNAIVADNLKQLDKQITRREEWMAAQALFTGKIEMKGEGVNDVLTMWDNAKKPETDIATKWDQPNATPFDDLVACVDKVGELSGRTANKLIVGRKVLKVLMNFLVKDGSLDPRRINLGHIEPAKVQANGVQYIGTLLYPHLDIYAYTETFVDDAGTNTPLVPDNIAFLASDGAMTTRAYGIVDIIDENNNIRFVEGSRVANSWVQRDTPAGRVVQMISHPLMIVNEPYAFHVMKVLS